A region of Chloroflexota bacterium DNA encodes the following proteins:
- a CDS encoding homoserine dehydrogenase has translation MIRHVPLIVLGVGGVGRSLLRQIVSSRDLHRGRFGIRLQVVALADSGGAVVEPRGLGDESLRAVERLKAQGGSLAESPQGYHASDAAAIVDVAGTDGAIVVDCTATDAVVPALDLALDRGYGVVLANKKPLTGPWDQFRRLVGSGRLRYEATVGAGTPVIATLEGLIRGGDEVTRIRGAFSGTLGYLMSELQAGRSFSDAVRQAHQMGYTEPDPRDDLSGMDVARKALILARMLGWELELADIEVESLFPSTMADGSVDDFLAGLSALDGSFSRRVAEARERDEVLRYAVEIADGRCSVGLRPVPMESPLGRLRGSDNLAEFHTRWYAPNPLVLQGRGAGVDATAAGVLSDIVALAQYVGGR, from the coding sequence GTGATTCGTCATGTGCCTCTGATCGTTTTGGGCGTGGGCGGGGTCGGCCGATCGCTGTTGCGGCAGATCGTGTCCAGCCGTGATCTTCACCGTGGTCGCTTTGGGATCCGTCTGCAGGTGGTCGCCCTGGCCGACAGCGGCGGCGCCGTGGTGGAGCCGCGTGGGCTGGGGGACGAGTCCCTGCGGGCCGTTGAACGACTCAAGGCGCAGGGGGGATCGCTGGCCGAAAGCCCGCAGGGCTATCATGCCTCTGATGCGGCGGCCATCGTGGATGTGGCCGGCACGGACGGCGCCATCGTCGTGGACTGCACGGCCACCGATGCAGTGGTCCCGGCGTTGGATCTGGCGCTGGACCGGGGCTACGGCGTCGTGCTGGCGAACAAGAAGCCGTTGACGGGCCCCTGGGATCAATTCCGGAGGCTGGTCGGCTCGGGCCGGCTGCGATATGAGGCCACCGTGGGGGCCGGCACGCCGGTCATCGCCACGCTGGAAGGGCTCATTCGTGGCGGCGACGAGGTGACGCGCATCCGGGGGGCGTTCTCCGGGACCCTGGGATATCTGATGAGCGAGTTGCAGGCCGGGCGGTCGTTTTCGGACGCCGTGCGCCAGGCGCATCAGATGGGCTACACGGAGCCCGACCCTCGAGATGATCTGAGCGGGATGGACGTGGCTCGCAAGGCGTTGATCCTGGCCCGCATGTTGGGGTGGGAGCTGGAGTTGGCGGACATAGAGGTGGAATCGCTGTTCCCGTCCACCATGGCGGATGGGTCCGTGGATGATTTCCTGGCCGGCCTGAGCGCTCTGGACGGGTCGTTCTCCCGGCGTGTGGCGGAGGCCCGTGAGCGGGATGAGGTCCTGCGCTATGCCGTGGAGATCGCGGACGGGCGGTGCTCGGTGGGCCTGCGTCCCGTTCCGATGGAGAGCCCTCTGGGGCGGCTGCGGGGCAGCGACAATCTGGCCGAATTTCATACCCGGTGGTATGCGCCGAACCCGCTGGTGTTGCAGGGGCGGGGGGCTGGCGTCGATGCCACCGCGGCTGGTGTGCTATCTGATATTGTGGCGTTGGCTCAATATGTGGGAGGTCGTTAG
- the metW gene encoding methionine biosynthesis protein MetW: protein MGIVVDRLRPDLEAIVDLVPAGSRVLDLGCGDGALLRYLIDHKGVHGFGIELSEAGVRACVARGLSVVQGDLEDGLADYPDDLFDVVILSQTLPYLDDPAMILREMLRVGRQGIVSFPNWGHWRCRLTLLLTGRMPEAPALPHPWFMSPRARPLTVRDFGDFCREQNVRVAKQVYLADGKRISPRRRWKNLLATVAIMVLERSTR from the coding sequence ATGGGAATCGTGGTGGACAGGCTGCGACCCGACCTGGAGGCGATCGTTGACCTGGTGCCCGCTGGCTCCCGTGTCCTGGACCTGGGCTGTGGCGATGGCGCCCTGCTGCGCTATTTGATCGATCACAAAGGTGTGCATGGGTTTGGCATCGAGCTGTCCGAGGCTGGTGTGCGTGCCTGTGTGGCACGGGGGCTCTCCGTCGTCCAGGGCGATCTGGAAGACGGCCTGGCCGACTATCCCGATGATCTGTTTGATGTGGTGATTCTCAGCCAGACCCTGCCCTATCTGGACGACCCGGCGATGATCCTGCGGGAGATGTTGCGGGTCGGACGGCAGGGGATCGTCAGTTTCCCCAATTGGGGGCACTGGCGATGCCGGCTGACCTTGTTGCTGACCGGGCGCATGCCGGAGGCGCCAGCGCTCCCCCACCCTTGGTTCATGTCGCCTCGCGCGCGCCCGCTTACCGTACGTGACTTCGGTGATTTCTGCCGGGAGCAGAACGTCCGCGTCGCGAAGCAGGTGTATCTTGCCGATGGCAAGAGGATCTCGCCTCGGCGCAGGTGGAAGAACCTGCTTGCGACCGTGGCGATCATGGTCCTGGAGCGGTCCACCCGGTAG
- a CDS encoding aspartate kinase: MRVLKFGGTSVGNTEAFSLVAGIVERARTEDPQTVVVTSAMSGVTNALIAAARAAAEGDEKLYQDVRAELLVKHQVVAGQLIEDGVARAALGRLFEERLGTFERLCQSIAVLGELTARGLDVVSGLGERLAAPLLAAVLRARGIPAEAVDASEIIVTDSHFGSANPLMEPTRERTRARLLPLVEGGVVPVVTGFVGATEKGVATTLGRGGSDYSAAIIGACLDADRVEIWTDVDGVLTADPRIVPEARTLPQLSYAEAAELAYFGAKVLHPKTILPAIEKDIPIYVLNTFNPDHPGTRIVREADPSNNVVKAISAIRGLTLVTIEGRGMIGVPGIAARTFQAVASVGANVLMISQSSSEQSICFVIPETDSPRVLDALKETMAKELERRHIDAIHGQDGIVIVAVVGSAMKGTPGIAARVFGALGEAGINVIAIAQGASEANISLVVAQGDCDEAVRRIHAAFELDKG, translated from the coding sequence ATGCGTGTTCTGAAGTTCGGCGGCACGTCTGTAGGAAATACGGAAGCTTTCTCTCTGGTGGCCGGCATCGTGGAACGGGCGCGAACGGAGGATCCCCAGACGGTGGTGGTGACCTCCGCGATGAGCGGCGTCACCAACGCGCTCATCGCAGCCGCCCGGGCGGCTGCCGAAGGTGATGAGAAGCTCTATCAGGACGTGCGTGCAGAGTTGCTGGTGAAACATCAGGTGGTCGCTGGCCAGCTGATCGAGGATGGGGTTGCCCGGGCCGCGTTGGGACGCCTGTTCGAGGAGCGGCTGGGCACTTTCGAGCGCCTTTGTCAGAGCATTGCAGTGTTGGGCGAGCTGACCGCGCGGGGATTGGATGTGGTCTCCGGCCTGGGCGAGCGGCTGGCGGCCCCTTTGCTGGCGGCCGTGTTGCGGGCCCGGGGGATCCCGGCCGAGGCCGTGGATGCCAGCGAGATCATCGTGACGGACAGCCATTTCGGGAGCGCCAATCCGCTGATGGAGCCCACCCGAGAGCGCACGCGCGCCCGGCTGTTGCCTCTGGTCGAGGGCGGCGTCGTGCCGGTGGTCACGGGGTTCGTGGGGGCCACCGAGAAGGGGGTTGCGACCACGCTGGGCCGTGGCGGGTCCGACTACTCCGCCGCCATCATCGGCGCCTGTCTGGACGCGGACCGGGTGGAGATCTGGACGGACGTGGATGGCGTGCTGACGGCGGATCCTCGCATCGTGCCCGAGGCCCGTACGCTGCCGCAGCTCTCGTATGCGGAGGCGGCCGAGCTGGCCTATTTTGGCGCCAAGGTGTTGCACCCCAAGACCATCCTGCCCGCGATCGAGAAAGATATCCCCATCTATGTGCTGAACACCTTCAACCCCGACCACCCTGGCACGCGCATCGTCCGTGAGGCGGATCCTTCGAATAACGTCGTCAAGGCGATCAGCGCGATCCGAGGGCTGACGCTGGTCACGATCGAGGGGCGTGGCATGATCGGCGTCCCCGGCATCGCCGCGCGCACTTTCCAGGCAGTCGCGAGCGTGGGCGCCAACGTCCTGATGATCTCCCAGTCCTCGTCCGAGCAGAGCATCTGTTTTGTGATCCCTGAGACGGACTCGCCGCGGGTCCTCGACGCGCTGAAGGAGACGATGGCCAAGGAGCTGGAGCGGCGCCATATCGACGCGATCCATGGGCAGGACGGGATCGTCATCGTGGCGGTCGTGGGCTCCGCCATGAAGGGGACCCCGGGGATCGCGGCCCGGGTGTTCGGCGCGCTGGGCGAGGCGGGCATCAACGTGATCGCGATCGCACAGGGGGCCTCGGAGGCCAACATCTCGTTGGTGGTGGCCCAGGGGGATTGCGATGAGGCCGTGCGGCGCATCCACGCGGCCTTCGAACTTGACAAGGGATAG